Genomic window (Mesorhizobium sp. M4B.F.Ca.ET.058.02.1.1):
TGCTGCGTTGCCATGGCATCGCGGCCGACCCGGACCAGATCCGGCATCGGATGGGCGCGGCGCGCGTGGGTGTTACCGAAGTCCTTCGCTGTGCAAAGGATTTCGGACTCAAAGCCCAGGCACAGAGGACGAAGTGGAATCGGCTTGCGGTTACTCCGTTGCCGGGAATCGCCGTGCTTCGGGACGGTGGATTCCTGATCCTCGGCAAAGTCGTCGACGACAAGCTCCTCGTTCAGCGCCCGTCGTCGCCGCAACCCATTACAATGACCCAGGCCGACCTTGAGGCCATCTGGGACGGCGACATCATCCTGATGACCCGGCGCGCGCCCCTGACGGATCTCTCTCGACGGTTCGATATCAGCTGGTTTCTCGGCGCGGTCCACAAGTATCGCCATCTTCTCAGCGAAGTGCTGGTCGCGTCATTCTTCCTTCAGGTTTTTGCCCTTCTCTCACCGCTATTCTTCCAGGTGATCATCGACAAGGTGCTCGTGCATCGAAGCATGAGCACGCTTGATGTTCTGGTCACCGGTCTCGTCGCGCTGACGGTTTTCGAAACCGTCCTTGGCACGCTGCGCGTCTATCTGTTCGCGCATACGACGAACCGCATCGACGTCGAGCTCGGCGCCCGGCTGTTTCGTCACCTGCTGGCGTTGCCAATCGCATATTTCCAGACGCGCCGCGTGGGGGATTCGGTCGCACGCGTCCGCGAGCTCGAGAATATCCGCCAGTTCCTGACGAGCTCGGCGCTCACGCTTGTCATCGATCTCGTCTTCACCGTCGTTTTCCTCGCGGTGATGTTCTACTACACGACTTCGTTGACGCTGATCGTTCTGGCGTCGTTCCCATTCTACATCGGTATTTCTGCGGGAGCTGCGCCGCTGTTTCGCCGGCGCCTTGATGAGAAGTTCGATCGCGGCTCGGAGAATCAAGCTTTCCTGGTCGAGACCGTCACGGGCGTCGAAACGCTGAAGGCCATGGCGGTCGAGCCGCAGATGCAGCGACGTTGGGAGGAGCAGCTCGCCGCCTATGTGACCGCAAGCTTCCGCGTGCTCAGCCTGAACAATACGGCGAGCCAGGCGGTGCAGCTGATAAACAAGCTGGTCGTCGCCGCAACCCTGTACTTCGGTGCCAAGCTCGTGATCGGTGGCGACCTGACCGTCGGCGAACTCGTCGCATTCAATATGCTGGCATCCCGCGTAAGCATGCCGGTGCTGCGGCTCGCGCAGATTTGGCAGGATTTCCATCAGGCCCGCCTGTCGATCGATCGTCTCGGCGATATCCTCAACACCATTCCCGAGCCAAGCCTCAATCCTGGCCGCGCCACTCTGCCGGCGATCCGCGGACAGGTGACATTCGAGCATGCGACTTTCCGCTACCGAGTCGACGGCCCCGAGGTGCTGCACGACGTGTCGTTCAGCGTCGAGCCCGGTCAGGTCATCGGCATCGTGGGCTCCTCGGGCTCCGGCAAGAGCACCATCGCCAAGCTGATACAGCGGCTCTATGTGCCGGAGAGCGGACGCGTGCTGGTCGATGGCGTCGATCTGGCGATGGTCGACCTGACCTGGCTTCGCCGCCAGATCGGAGTCGTCCTGCAAGAGAACGTACTCTTCAACCGATCCATTCGCGAAAACATCGCGCTCGCCGATCCGGCTATGCCTATGGAGCGCGTCGTTGCAGCGGCGTCGCTCGCTGGCGCTCACGATTTCATCCTGGAACTGCCCGAGGGCTATGACACTATCGTGGGCGAACGCGGCAGCAGTCTTTCTGGCGGACAGCGCCAGCGCGTCGCAATCGCGCGGGCACTCATCACCGATCCGCGCATCCTCATCCTCGACGAGGCGACCAGCGCGCTGGACTACGAAAGCGAACGCGCCATTCAGCAGAACATGACACGAATCTCTGCCGGCCGGACCGTCTTCGTCATCGCGCATCGGCTCTCGACTGTGCGTCACGCGAACCGGATCATCACGATCGAGCATGGCCGCATCGTCGAGGACGGTACCCATGATGACCTGATCCGCTCGAACGGGCGTTACGCTAACCTCCACTATCTGCAGGCCGGCATTCATGAAGTCCGCTAGCCAAAACATCGTCGAGTTTCCGAGAGTCAATCCTCGTCGCCACGAGCACGAAGTTGCGTTCCTGCCGGCGGCGCTCGAAATCACCGAATCGCCGCCGTCGCCGATCGGGCGCGCAATCGGGGCGAGTATCATCGCGGTCTTCTGCTTCGCGCTGGTGTGGGCGTCGCTGGGCAGCGTCGATATCGTCGCAACGGCGACGGGCAAGATCGTGCCAGACGGGCGCACCAAGCTGATCCAGCCATTCGACACCGGCGTCGTGCGCGCCATCAACGTGCGCGATGGTCAGAGCGTGAAGGCTGGCGACGTCCTGATCGAGCTCGACCCGACCATGACGGACGCCGACCAGGAGCGCCAGAAAAGCGATCTCCTTTCGGCCGAACTCGACGTCGCACGGCTGCGCGCGGCGCTCGCGGAGGATCCGCTTGCGGCCTTCCGACCGCCGCAGGGGGCAAGCGCGGCGGAGATCGAGATGCACCGTCAGTTTCTTGTCAGTCAGCTCGCCGAACAGAACACCAAGCTCGCCGAGATCGATCGCGAGCAAACCCAGAAAGAGGCGGAACGATCGACCACTTTGGCGAGCGGCGCGAAGCTCGAGGCGACGATACCGCTGCTGCAGGAGCGGGTCGACATTCAAAAGAACCTCGTCGACAAGGCACTTGCTTCGAAGGTCGTCTATCTCTCCGAGTATCAGGAACTGGTAGGCCTTCAGCAGGATCTCAACCTGCAGCAGAGCCGGCTGCGCGAAGCCGACGCAGCCATCGCGTTGCTGAAGGAAACGAGGGAAAAGACCGCCGCGGAGTACCGGCGCGCGACCTATGAGGCACTCGCAAAAGCCGAGCAGAGAGCTGCGAGCACCGGGCAGGAAGTGATCAAGGCAGAGCGGCGCACGAAGCTCCAACAATTGACCGCGCCGGTCGATGGCGTTGTGCAGCAACTCGCCGTTCATACGGTGGGAGGTGTGGTGACGCCTGCTCAGCCACTCGCCGTGGTGGTTCCGAGTGAGAGCCATCTCGAGATCGAGGCCATGCTCTCCAACCGAGACATCGGTTTCGTCCATCCGGGACAGAAGGCGGAAATCAAAGTCGACACATTCAACTTCACCCGCTACGGGCTTCTTCATGGTGAAGTGCTCAGCGTGTCATCCGACGCCATAGTTCGCGACAGGCAGCAGAGCGCGTCGAACGACCGCGCGTTGGGCGCAGCGCAGAGCGACAGTGAGCCGAGAGATCAGGAACTGCAGTATGCCACGCGCGTTTCACTTGACCGTACGGACATGCAGGTGGATGACAAGCTCGTCAAGCTCGGTCCGGGTATGGCGGTGACGGTCGAGATCAAGACTGGCACGCGCAGTATCATTGGCTATTTCCTCTCGCCGCTGGCGAAAACCAAGCAGGAATCATTGCACGAGCGGTAAAAGGGCAGGCTTCCAGCCGACGAACCTTTGTCCCTGCCATTGTCAACTCGAGCCACGTGGCGTCGGGTAACAATGAAGAAACAGCAGTCGCCAGGAAGAGCGCGCCAAGGCGATCCGAGCCGGAATTGACGCTTGTTTGCCGGAGCTAGCCAGGCGCCCGAAACGCCCTTCGTCCGGCAGGAACGCACGAGACACCCCTCTGCGCTGGCGGCGGACATGCTCCTGTTGGATAGGTGGGTGAGAAATCAGGGCTTTAGGGCTACCCCCAATTCATCAAGGGCTCTTGGGCACGGCTGCGTGCTAGGATCAGCCCCCGCATGTGCGGAGGGGAAACCGTGGCCCTGAACGTAGTCGGCCAAGCCAGACCGAACACATTCGCCTTCGAGACCAGTGCTGTCGCCGGAGCGACGTCGCGAGATGTTCGAGGCTCTCGATCCCGTGCTGCGCCGCAATCCAGAAGTCGGAGCCTACAACCAGACTTTCTGAGAGGAACTGGAGCATGCCGGACCGGATCGTAAGTTTTGTCATGAGCGGGGGCGTCGGATCACGGCTGTGGCCGCTCTCGCGCGAAGACAATCCCAAGCAATTCCATGACTTTTCGGGCGACGGCTCGATGCTTGCAAAAACTGTTCGACGCCTCAAGATGCGGCCGGACGGTGAGGCGCCGATCTACCTGATAGCTTCGGAACGGCATGCCGACCGCGTCATTTCGGATATCGGTGCGCTCGGCCTGAACGGCGGCAGACCGATTTTCGAGCCCATCGGACGCAATACGGCCGCGGCGGTCGCAATAGCCACCCTGCAGACAATCTCCGAACATGGCGTCGACGCGCTTGTACTGGTGGTGCCCTCCGACCACGAGATATCGACCGAAAAGCAATTCTGGGAAACCGTCGAAGCGGGCATGCCTGCCGCGGATTCAGGAAGCATTGTGGTATTCGGCATCAAACCGACGCATCCCGAAACAGGGTACGGCTACATAAAGGTTAAGGTTGCGGCAAATGGTGACGGAGTGGCCGCCGTTTCGCACTTTGTCGAAAAGCCCAATATCGAGACGGCCCGCAAATATGTGTCTTCGGGAAGGTTCTACTGGAACGCCGGCATCTTTCTGTTTCGTGCCGACACGATGCGGAAGGCATTTCTCGACCTCCGGCCGGACATCTGGGACACTGCGGAACGGGCCCATAAGACCGCACGGGCCGACCTCTCAGGCATTTATTTGCCTCAGGGCTTCTACTCGACCGTCCCGTCGACATCGATCGACTACGCGGTCATGGAGCATGCACGCGGTATCGCGATGGTTACGGCTTCCTTCCGCTGGAACGACCTTGGTTCGTGGCAATCGCTGCTCGAAGCCAGCCCGACGGACCGCGACGGAAATGTCGTAGCGGGCGACGTCGTCGCCATGGATTGCGGCAGCTCCTACCTCAGAAGCCAGGGCAGGCTGCTGACCGTCATCGGAATGAAGGATGTGGCGGTGGTGGCGACCCCGGACGCAGTGTTCGTCGCTCCGGTCACCCACAGCCAGAACGTGAAGAAGGTTGTCGAACAGTTAGAGAAGAGCGG
Coding sequences:
- a CDS encoding type I secretion system permease/ATPase — its product is MAIQNENAYAADHGLRALALFLRFHGVDAKPDQIRDRYGDGGAIGIRAMLRCARELGLKVGARKAHWNRLSSVRLPGIASLHDGGFLLLAKADDNGAVVLHPHSSGPKRITRAELEAIWDGRLILAGSQNVAQRALHTLAGMGMRGRDLLRRARDTVMRPRFADRRDTAAEATSTASESDDDSGLIALAILLRCHGIAADPDQIRHRMGAARVGVTEVLRCAKDFGLKAQAQRTKWNRLAVTPLPGIAVLRDGGFLILGKVVDDKLLVQRPSSPQPITMTQADLEAIWDGDIILMTRRAPLTDLSRRFDISWFLGAVHKYRHLLSEVLVASFFLQVFALLSPLFFQVIIDKVLVHRSMSTLDVLVTGLVALTVFETVLGTLRVYLFAHTTNRIDVELGARLFRHLLALPIAYFQTRRVGDSVARVRELENIRQFLTSSALTLVIDLVFTVVFLAVMFYYTTSLTLIVLASFPFYIGISAGAAPLFRRRLDEKFDRGSENQAFLVETVTGVETLKAMAVEPQMQRRWEEQLAAYVTASFRVLSLNNTASQAVQLINKLVVAATLYFGAKLVIGGDLTVGELVAFNMLASRVSMPVLRLAQIWQDFHQARLSIDRLGDILNTIPEPSLNPGRATLPAIRGQVTFEHATFRYRVDGPEVLHDVSFSVEPGQVIGIVGSSGSGKSTIAKLIQRLYVPESGRVLVDGVDLAMVDLTWLRRQIGVVLQENVLFNRSIRENIALADPAMPMERVVAAASLAGAHDFILELPEGYDTIVGERGSSLSGGQRQRVAIARALITDPRILILDEATSALDYESERAIQQNMTRISAGRTVFVIAHRLSTVRHANRIITIEHGRIVEDGTHDDLIRSNGRYANLHYLQAGIHEVR
- a CDS encoding HlyD family type I secretion periplasmic adaptor subunit, whose amino-acid sequence is MKSASQNIVEFPRVNPRRHEHEVAFLPAALEITESPPSPIGRAIGASIIAVFCFALVWASLGSVDIVATATGKIVPDGRTKLIQPFDTGVVRAINVRDGQSVKAGDVLIELDPTMTDADQERQKSDLLSAELDVARLRAALAEDPLAAFRPPQGASAAEIEMHRQFLVSQLAEQNTKLAEIDREQTQKEAERSTTLASGAKLEATIPLLQERVDIQKNLVDKALASKVVYLSEYQELVGLQQDLNLQQSRLREADAAIALLKETREKTAAEYRRATYEALAKAEQRAASTGQEVIKAERRTKLQQLTAPVDGVVQQLAVHTVGGVVTPAQPLAVVVPSESHLEIEAMLSNRDIGFVHPGQKAEIKVDTFNFTRYGLLHGEVLSVSSDAIVRDRQQSASNDRALGAAQSDSEPRDQELQYATRVSLDRTDMQVDDKLVKLGPGMAVTVEIKTGTRSIIGYFLSPLAKTKQESLHER